ggaaggtgtaggacatacagcgtaagcgttttgaagaatgcggaaaccagaagtacgttcaaggcgatactttgtgtttataaagcatatacagtcgtttttttttttttttttttttcgaaaatgaccgatcgtttcactagatacgacccttattcctcgtctggtatcgtttaaagcccttagaagctgcactgaaactgtaattttgaccttcaaccatctggaggccattgaagtccactgtaTGGAGAataattctggaatgttttcatcaaaaaccttaatttctttttgactgatgaaagaaagacatgaacatcttggatgacatgggggtgagtaaattatcaggaaaagtttattttacagtggactaatcctttaagctacAGGGACACTTTTGGTgggactaaattagctcctGTTTCAGAGTAGGGTTTAACCCAACACAATAGGAACTATTGACGCAAACGTACATTTGTTTGGCCGAACGTATGCAAAACACTGCCACCTGTCATTTTTCAAAAGACATATAAACCATTGATTGTGTATAGGATCTAGCATACTTGTtataatttgatattttatgtgtttaaatgttttgatgtATTTTGCTTTGTGACATTAAACTGGGATAAACTATTTTTTCACCTTAGACCTGATGGCGTTGAAAGAGGAGCGTCAAGATCTGAATGAAGTGAAAGAGAAAGATCAGAACAAGGCGCATCATAATTTCACGACTGAAGAAAAATCTTCACAGACTGAAAATACTACCTCACGAAAAAGGCATGAAAAGTCAGGGACTGTGGGTAATTTCACCTGCCATCTGTGTGGACTACGtttcaaaaaaaatgaaaaccttgaagtccacatgagagttcacactggaagAAAGTTTTACCCCTGCCAAGAGTGTGCAGCAATTTTCAATGATTCAGGAAGctttaaagtccacatgagaattcacactggagagaagcctttcacctgctctcagtgtggaaagaattTCAGGCAAAAAGGAAACCTACAAAAGCATATGAGAGTTCACTCTGTAGAGAAGCCTTACATGTGCCAACAGTGTGGATTGGGTTTTAGGCATAAAGGAAACTTTAAAAgccacatgagaactcacactggaaAGCCGCCTTACATCTGCCAGCAGTGTGGAACATCTTTCACTCAGAAAGGAAACCTTACAAGACACATGAACATTCACACAAGAAAGAAAGCTTGCATATGCCCTCACTGTGGAAACAGTTTCAATCAAGAtggaaaccttaaagtccacatgagaattcattcTGGGGAAAAATAGAATAAAGAATAGTAAACATTTGTACATTTCTAAAGTTGTTTAAATGTAAAACTGATTTAGAAACTGTACACACGCCCTTGATGTACATTAGTGTTTATGCAAATCCAACACTTTACGTACTGATATGCTCATAAGATCACATATAAATGATCTGTAAATTATATGAAACATGTTTATGCATGATGAAGAGATTATACTTTAGTTTTGGGgatgcagaaagctttgtaGAATGATTTATTCACGTGTTTACACATCAAGTATAACAGGTGTTGAACACTGTAGTGTGTACTGCATTGTAAGTGCTGAATTGTGAGGgtatagacagctgtcttctctgacacacatggAGTCTTTAACTGctgtgcacctgatgtgagcttcagtgTAGGGTAAAACCAGTTCATATTATCACTAGATCCCACACGGAACACATGAGTGAAGGGATTTAATGAAACCCACTGGAATCACCTTGACTGTAAGGCATTTATAGATGTTTATTCACTTCAAAACTAATAAATTACTCTtctttaaaacactgctttatacatgtttgtttttgaacaCAGACCAGCTTACAAGTTCATGTTACATCAAATTACATAGTGATGATTTACTAATGGTTTGTTCatcatttgatcattattaataattgtttaaGATAATGATGCTAAAACAGGTTTGACATAAAaaagtgtttattaatataacaacCATCTTCCCTTTATTTACCATGGTACGtctcttactgaccacaaaaaaaaaaaaaaaggtttaccaaactttataatggcagtaagcaAGACCAACAAGTATGACAATGAAGAAAGTGTcttcatccacatccatccgTCATAAACGTAtgccacatggctccaggggctTAATAAAGGGCTTCTGAAGCGAACCAatacatttgtgtaaaaaatatccatatttaacaagttataaagtaaagtacctagcttccaccagaccaccttccgtattcacgTTACGGAAAAAACAACTGGTGttgtcagttaagctttttccgtaagttgaatatggaaagCGTAGGACGTAACATAAGCTTTTTTGAACTGGTAGAGTTTTATAATTTCTTCTTAAATTGAATATGGAAGGGATTGGATTTTGTGATTTGTGAtctaatctgattacataattattttttattttgaacaatTGATTTCCGAGATACAATCAATCCGAAATCAggtcagattacttttgaacaactggcccagGCATTCCAAATGGTAGCAGGAAATCATTCACCGAGTGGAGTCTTGCATGGATTCTGATCACTCCTGTGTATTTAAAGCTGCCAATGTATTGGCAAATTCATCCTTAGGAACCAGAGCACTCATACCAGACATTATCGCAGGAcaataaaatatgaacaaaaacagaGTAAAGGTAAATATaaacctgagaataataataaaatgataaatggtGTAAATCAAATGACAACAACATACATGTTGTACACATAATGATTATAAATGATTGAActgagtaaaaaaagaaaataaagcacAATGGAATTAACAGACATGTTAATCCTTAGATCAGAGATCCTTAGATCCTTTATTTACACAGGAATTGATCAACATAATTAAATTGATTCATTCTCTTAATTCCCTTGACTT
Above is a genomic segment from Megalobrama amblycephala isolate DHTTF-2021 linkage group LG14, ASM1881202v1, whole genome shotgun sequence containing:
- the LOC125244465 gene encoding zinc finger protein 32-like, with amino-acid sequence MALKEERQDLNEVKEKDQNKAHHNFTTEEKSSQTENTTSRKRHEKSGTCGKNFRQKGNLQKHMRVHSVEKPYMCQQCGLGFRHKGNFKSHMRTHTGKPPYICQQCGTSFTQKGNLTRHMNIHTRKKACICPHCGNSFNQDGNLKVHMRIHSGEK